From the genome of Malus sylvestris chromosome 13, drMalSylv7.2, whole genome shotgun sequence:
CTTAAAATTATAACCACTTAACTGTGCTGATGCTTATTTCATGAACCTTGCAGAAAGCGGAAGGTTCGCGAGATAGAAGAGAAAAACCGGCCAGGCGGAAATGAAAAATGGAAGATTAAGGGGAAAGGGACGTATCAGCGTGCAAAGCAAAGAAGgcactgatatatatatatatatatataccagaTTTTTGAAACTCTATGGAGATTTATTGGTTTCTGTTATTTGACAatcagagagggagagggagagggagagggagagggactATTGATGTCTAACTGTACCAATGTGACAATGGAGGAAATTCTGTAGTTTCAAATATTTGATGGCATGTTGTTACGTGGGTTGCCTCGGTTAGGTGTTGGCTTGTAGATTTGTTTTCCAACGTGCCAGGCTGCCGTATTCATTTGATTGGGGGAGCTTCTTGTCTCCGCATTACATTTAAAAATGTAATGCGGTGAGCGAACAAGAATAAGATTAACTGCTCCTTCCCAAACgcatctaattttttattttccaggGTATTGGATTGCAAATTACGGTTAGgcaacttccttttttttcatcATGATGTTTGGCAAGTAATCCAGAGAAATTGCAATTCTCGTTCCAAGGAAGCGTCGTCGTTGGTTCTTTACTCTTCAGATTAGCATAGATCTCACCGTTCCTCATGATCCATTTTTCCTATTTCACTATTCTTATTTTTGTCCATGAACGCTtcaataatttgattttttcaattttaaggcTAAATCAGGAGACGAGAATTTCCCTTACTATATTTACTTCAATTTCCACTTGTAAAATTATATGACCAGGTTTTGACCCAAAACAAAATTGTAAAAACGAGTTGATTAGAGGCCATGcatcctcccccccccccccccaacaacCTTCTCTCCCCATCTCTTAACAATAATAATCTCCAAAGGATTGTGAAAAGACTACTTAatgtcttctatcacacaaaaaaattgatggacaataatgtaatttcacaggttcaaattttactgttttttattgaaatctTACCTATGGATGATGTTAAAATACatctaatattaaaataataaaataaaaaccaaaaacaaaaacctctaaCTCCCCTCAcgttttctctctccctctctctcctcattttctaaaaaattgtGTTCATAAACGCAAATGCTAgtaataataaagaaaggaaATGCCAAAAGAGGCaaatgtttaaaatatatatattctgaTTTACCTGGTGAGGTAAAAACTAAATAGAAACTACACAAAAAATACTAACTGCcaatttttattagaaaataaaaaattgacagTGACTTATCCATTTACAATAAACGTCTATATGACAATTTTCACTTGTAACATCCCCTGAAATAATTAATTTCACCATTCAACCGTGTCCTAATGATCAACGTCGAAACACAAGGCTCGCATCATGGCAATGGTTCCTGAGAATCTCCCAAGCGAGACAAATGCAGATACGCGTCCGTCCCTGTACATACACGGCACCAAGTATACGTCCATGTGAGAAAATCGGTGAGCGAAGCGAAAGAAAACGACAGGTGATTTTAGGGACAGATGAAGATGCAAGTGTTTTTTTCAGTCCAGAATACGATGTAGTTAGTGTACAAGAACTACCCCTTCAGAACTCAGATAGGAAAGTCCTCCGCAATCGTGCAACACAACAGGCTTGTGATGTGGGTGAAGCAAGGTGCAAAATGTTGAGTGGATGAGCAACGATGATGCAAAAAGACAACGACGGGTGACTCTAAAGAGTAAAGAGGCAAGtaaaaacataagatgatgaactAGCGACATCGACAGGCTTTACCCCTTATGAACTGATAACAGAAAGTCTTGCGAAATATGCGTAATACTCTGAATGCAACATACTTGCAAACGCAGATGAAAACCGTGTAGAATTTTCGGTGTGTTAAACGTGCAGATAACTAGACATTGACGTGGACAAGGGTTTAATTACAATAGCTTACGGCTATTGTCATAATATACCCTTTCTTCATGACTCATACAAAGAAACAAAGGTAAAGCAAACGGTATGAGTGTGATTGCGAAACCCACTAATTGTGTGTAATAATCTAAATGGAACAGGTTCGGGAACTTGACAACTCACCGTATCCTTCCATAGAGATAATTTGTAAATCCCCTCCAAAGTACCTCGCATACAAGCGGCTTATAGGAAGCCCGTATCCATATCCAGCCATTGTAACTGCATCAGCTTCCGAAAGATCTGAATCCAAAGGGTTACTTGCAGTGCTGTAAAGATATGTAAAAATCTTGGGGAGACCACTTCTTGGTATGCCACCCCCCTCATCCGAGacctatgaattcagccgtaccaATTCGATAAGCACCTCATTGATAAACATCTCACGAATATTGGTTCAATATACAAATGAAATTCTCTGAATCACACAAAATAATACCTTGATAGTGACATCCTCAATTCCATCAGCAACTATTAATTTAACAGGAGGCGCAACTTTATCCGAGTCCATGAAACGCTCTTGGACAGCACGTAAGGAATTCTTAACCAACTCAAAGACCATAGTATGCAAGTGTGTTGGAACATACCTGTTATGAAAACAAACAGAACTTTAATTGTCGGATAATAATATATCACTAACCACCACTACTGGTTCAATGCAAAGAGTCACATAAGTTTCAGGATAgtacaaagaaaaatatacttgcGGGAATGTAAAATCGATTCAATTAGAAACAGACCCAACCAAGTGAGAACAAAATATACTTACGGGAATGTAAAATCGGGATCCCCATAGATATTAACATTAGGTGCGCTTCCATACTCACGCAGGCACATTGCACGGGCGTCCTCAGTGGCATTTCGTGCTACCTCCATGGGAGACATCTTTGTATCTATATAACCCACACAATGAGGAGGGGGATTGGGATTGTGCAACTCAACATGCTGgcctgagttttagagatattttaGAACCCACTGAAAGAAAAGTGACATAACTTGCAAAACCAGCAAGCTAAAAAAATCACAGTAAAAAGGCAATCTGACCAATGAGCATGCGAATCCCAATTCTTGACATGTAGAAGCGATCCAAAAATTGGTGAATTTCATCAAGATCCTCATAGAGAaccttctccttcttcaactGCTGAACACCCAAAGCCATCATCGGGACAACATTGTTGTGTCTTACCTTAATCGCCTTAATCATTTGTGTAAAATCCTTTTCATCTTTAGCATCCTTGATATCAGGAAAGGTTCTAAGATCACGGAAGGAATCCAAATACCAGTCTCgtacctgcaaataaaaaaaagcaaaattacaTCCTTGCAATATTTGATTCTTAAACAAGTACATTTAAAATATTGTTTCCTCATAGTTCACTGTCTAAATTATTAAATGCTCAATAACAAGAGCTCGGATGATCTAGTACTATTGTAATTTGCAGAAGGAACAATCTCAGCCTCAAGCAATTCGCACTCGTTACTCTGAAGAACGATTTTGCAAACAACTCGTGCGCATTTTGCTTTTCAAAGCAAAGAATTCACCTTTTCAAAAGCACATAGACCTACTAGCAAAGTAATTCACATTCTCCCCACCCAAAGAAAAATTACTGTACTTTTGCCCAAGGAAAAAAAACTTACTTCACATATTCAGAGAACAAAGTCCACAGAAACAGAGTAATCAATGGATATTCTATAAAACCCAGACAGCAATTAGCAGGGAGATCCCCGTTCacattagaaaaaaattaactaaaagtGGATATTTAGTCAAAGCTTTTCATAACCCTTTTATGGtgtaatcaaataaataataatataacaaTTTATACAAAATTTAACCCAAATCCCATTTCCCACAATTCGATTCCAAGAACCAAAAAAGAGACCATAatttaacaaaacaaacaaaaagaaagcacCTTCAAAACGGCAGGCTTCTCAGACAAGCCATAAGGGAGGCTCTCGAGCTCAATCGCCCGCCTCGCAATCCGAATGGGGAGCTCCTTGTGCAGAAACTGCGCCGAGATTATGAAATTCCGCTGCGTCGGCCGGGACCCGAACTCCATCATGTACCTGAGGCTCACCCCCGTCTGCTTCATACATCCCCATCTCTGCACCTCGTCGATCAAGCTCTTCGAGAACGACTCGCTCGCCTTCTTAACCGCCATGGCTCCGCCGCCGAGCCCAGAAGCGAGTACGACCTTGCAGACACGCAACCACCCGCATGCAACCCTGAGTTCGCACTCTCACAATGGGACACTTGCATAGAAAATATCGCACGCAGCCAAAAGCATTGCCCCCAAAATTCTATTGTAAATTACAAGGACTTCCGTCCACAAATGGGAAATTTATAAAGACGATAAATCGGGAATTTTCGGAACCCTAGGGTTAGAATTTAACCAGAGGATTCGAATCACCCATTGAGACCTTTATTTTTTGTGTCGGTTTTCTTGGTATCTTTCTGGTTTTCTTGGtatctatgggtggtggtgtcGCTGTAGGAGGCTGATTGTCTGCGCTCTTGTTTGGGTAACCTTCATTTTCCCCTTTATTTGTTCGGTCACGGTTAAacatgttaacattttatatttttattactttttatcttattatgtctataaaaaaataatataaaatgttgactggTTTAACCATGATAATTTACCTATGTCGCTGTGAGtagtaaaaatataaaatgttaacataaCTTAACCGTAACTATATAAATGAAAAGAGTACGGAAATAggaaggcagacaatccacTCAGTATGAGTCAGCACGTGCGGCAATTTGGACAGGCGTGGTGGGTTTTCAACACGTGGCTCGAGCCTTATCCATTCTCCACCTTTTTGGTATAGACGCGAATGGTTGCAAGCTAGTTTATGGGCATCAAGAATCCGACTAAAATGTAATGTATaggtcttttttttattaaagagacTTTATCTTATCAAATAGataatataaatgatgaaataaATAGATAATCGATGTAACATTATTTGTACCAACTATGAATAAATTATTCTATAttgttataataaaaaaataggaTGGAGATCATCTTGATCGGATCATCTgaatcattaaaatttgatccaacgattaTAAACAAGgggccctctaaaagttataattattgtaatcgttgaatcaaattttaatggtccAGATGGCCCGTTCAGAAGGATCCCCATCCTATGCTCAAGAAGGGATCCGGTTCCGTGGAAAAAGTAGAGAGCCGTTGATGAGTGGATTTCTGGATGGGGGTAAAATGGTCCCAGTGGTCCAGTGCTCCCATTATGTGTACCAAAAGTAAAGAGTGAAAGTATCACAAACAAGTTGGAAGGGGAAGCTAGTCTAGATGTAACATTCAATTGTAGTCGTCTCGGcattttttttacctttatttttttatgaataaaTTAATCTTCGTAGTTTGTTGGTATGTTCGTAAGAATGTTCAACTTGATATCAGAATATTTTCAATCTCCTAGATTTAATGTGCTCTTGTTGGTAGTCTTTGTCGTTATTTGTGCTTAAATTGTTTAGTTGGgaaccaaggtataaaatatcgatgatatcggaaatatcggtagttcaaaaacacgaaaatttggatgaaaatatcgggatattatcgatatcgataaaaattaaataaaaaccacggaaattgtaagaaaaacttggaaatttttattaaaactttgcaggatgtttatttagtcaattatctattagtttatcacaaaaaattggaaggaaatgcattgcatgatagatataactgatttaagttgattatatagcgagctggcaaacattgtgagtgtagaaaatatgtagtaattaatgaaagaagtttaaacacaccataatcatttatatataatgaattagtacaatattttacactttatacattgcatggtaagatacatgagtgacttagcaaagtctaaaatatcgatgatatcagaaatatcggtagtccaaaaacacggaaattttgatggcaatatcgggatattatggatattttagaccatggttgGGATTGattgattgtttgcaagaaTAATAGTCCGAAAAAGGTtatgtttaccaaaaaaataacaaGTTGAAAGGAAGagttattcaatttttttttttgaacatacgatattatttacattaatgaAAATGGGGTGAGCTTAACCTCACAACGGACTAGTAATAagatggttcaaattcgcctttggcgagaatggaacctaagacctctcatttacaagtgaagaggaatattacTAGACTATAGTACTAAGTGTCGTTATTCAATGTTAAAATAGAATTCTCAGCCAAGTATTGAATTGTCCTTATGAATAAGATTCGCAATTgtattgtttttcctttttcttttcataagaaAAAACGTAGGGGGAATGGAACGTTATTCCATTCCAAGACCATAGCGTAtcacaatatttttttaaggaTTTATAGAGGGGGCCTtagtctttttttattattattattttttttcataaattgcACACCAAGAGGGATTGTGGGCAGCGGGACTCGAACCTAATCTTGGTCTATTGAAGAGAATGATCTTTACCAACTCAACTAA
Proteins encoded in this window:
- the LOC126597164 gene encoding pyruvate dehydrogenase (acetyl-transferring) kinase, mitochondrial-like, which gives rise to MAVKKASESFSKSLIDEVQRWGCMKQTGVSLRYMMEFGSRPTQRNFIISAQFLHKELPIRIARRAIELESLPYGLSEKPAVLKVRDWYLDSFRDLRTFPDIKDAKDEKDFTQMIKAIKVRHNNVVPMMALGVQQLKKEKVLYEDLDEIHQFLDRFYMSRIGIRMLIGQHVELHNPNPPPHCVGYIDTKMSPMEVARNATEDARAMCLREYGSAPNVNIYGDPDFTFPYVPTHLHTMVFELVKNSLRAVQERFMDSDKVAPPVKLIVADGIEDVTIKVSDEGGGIPRSGLPKIFTYLYSTASNPLDSDLSEADAVTMAGYGYGLPISRLYARYFGGDLQIISMEGYGTDAYLHLSRLGDSQEPLP